From Triticum aestivum cultivar Chinese Spring chromosome 4A, IWGSC CS RefSeq v2.1, whole genome shotgun sequence, a single genomic window includes:
- the LOC123085294 gene encoding probable carboxylesterase 8, with product MDPYKYLNIRFNPDGSLTRNGQAKLLPAAPSGEPVAVTTADGGPARRIVHSNDVPLDDAKGTSVRLFVPGLATAPRGGRLPLIVYFHGGGYVLFRAASEPFHNNAAVLAASVPAAVASVDYRLAPEHRLPAAFDDAADAVRWVRSYAAGSPGRPIFIMGCHNGASIAFRAALAAVDEGVQLRGLILNQAHHGGVERTAAEAASVDDRVLPLPANDLLWELALPLGADRDHEYCNPEAMLAGVGAERLRRLPPCLVLGRKKDPPRDRQRVLVHALRKAGVAVEAQMDGAGYHAMELFKTNCAEEFNAQVTDFVRRHAGDGDGDGVDVYAARSRL from the coding sequence ATGGACCCGTACAAGTACCTCAACATCCGCTTCAACCCGGACGGCTCGCTCACCCGCAACGGCCAGGCGAAGCTCCTCCCGGCGGCGCCCTCGGGGGAGCCCGTCGCGGTCACCACCGCGGACGGCGGCCCCGCGCGCCGCATTGTCCACTCCAACGACGTCCCGCTCGATGACGCCAAGGGCACGAGCGTGCGCCTCTTCGTGCCGGGCCTGGCCACGGCGCCCCGCGGCGGCAGGCTGCCGCTGATCGTCTACTTCCACGGGGGCGGCTACGTGCTCTTCCGCGCGGCCTCCGAGCCGTTCCACAACAACGCCGCGGTCCTGGCCGCCTCCgtgcccgccgccgtcgcctccgtcgACTACCGCCTCGCGCCCGAgcaccgcctccccgccgccttcgACGACGCCGCCGACGCCGTCCGCTGGGTGCGGTCGTACGCCGCCGGCTCGCCGGGCAGGCCCATCTTCATAATGGGCTGCCACAACGGGGCCAGCATCGCGTTCCgcgcggcgctggcggcggtggacgagggcgtgcAGCTGCGGGGGCTGATACTCAACCAGGCGCACCACGGCGGCGTGGagaggacggcggcggaggcggcgtcggTGGACGACCGCGTCCTACCGCTGCCGGCGAACGACCTGCTCTGGGAGCTCGCGCTGCCGCTGGGCGCCGACCGGGACCACGAGTACTGCAACCCGGAGGCCATGCTGGCCGGCGTCGGGGCGGAGCGGCTGCGGAGGCTGCCGCCGTGCCTGGTGCTCGGCCGCAAGAAGGACCCGCCGAGGGACCGGCAGAGGGTGCTGGTGCATGCGCTGCGGAAGGCCGGGGTGGCCGTCGAGGCGCAGATGGACGGCGCAGGGTACCACGCGATGGAGCTGTTCAAGACTAACTGCGCCGAGGAGTTCAACGCGCAGGTGACGGACTTCGTccgccggcacgccggcgacggcgacggcgacggcgtcgacgtGTACGCTGCGAGGAGCAGGCTGTGA